A stretch of Sinimarinibacterium sp. NLF-5-8 DNA encodes these proteins:
- a CDS encoding multicopper oxidase domain-containing protein, whose translation MQARTGAYFPHSIKDIIFMKLSALSTTLLASAMVAAPAFAKAPAANIVKVEIPVQEVELEIDNAGTKMPMWTYGGTIPGPLVRVTEGDTVDFTLINDEHNKNSHSMDFHAGRFDVLDEFESIKPGDKHQFSWKAEYPGVWIYHCGADSMAEHISRGMYGVVIVDPKGGYSKDFPKPDREYVLVHGDLFEAGASAEERTAGEKWKGVLVNGKQFHYDPVHDSNAEKFLEAKPGERVRIHFVNAMINDWAAFHPIAGIWDRVWDNGNPVNVLHGMQTMSVPPAHAVTLDLLTPADRPTNNALVDHAMKRALNGGITVLMTNDDAKPESGRGDNIILR comes from the coding sequence ATGCAAGCCCGTACCGGGGCTTATTTTCCCCATTCGATCAAGGACATTATTTTCATGAAGCTTTCTGCCCTGAGCACCACGCTGCTGGCCTCGGCCATGGTGGCCGCCCCTGCATTTGCCAAAGCCCCTGCCGCCAACATCGTCAAGGTTGAAATCCCGGTTCAAGAAGTGGAGCTGGAAATTGACAACGCCGGCACCAAAATGCCGATGTGGACCTATGGCGGCACCATCCCCGGCCCGCTGGTTCGGGTGACCGAAGGCGATACCGTCGATTTCACCCTGATCAACGACGAGCACAACAAAAACAGCCATTCGATGGATTTCCACGCCGGGCGTTTCGATGTGCTCGATGAGTTTGAAAGCATCAAACCCGGTGACAAGCATCAGTTCAGCTGGAAGGCCGAATACCCCGGCGTGTGGATTTATCACTGTGGGGCCGATTCCATGGCCGAGCACATCTCGCGCGGCATGTACGGTGTGGTGATCGTGGATCCCAAAGGCGGCTACAGCAAAGACTTCCCCAAACCGGACCGCGAATATGTGCTGGTGCACGGCGATCTGTTTGAAGCCGGTGCTTCCGCCGAAGAGCGTACCGCTGGCGAAAAATGGAAAGGCGTGCTGGTCAACGGCAAGCAATTCCACTACGACCCGGTGCACGATTCCAACGCCGAGAAGTTCCTGGAAGCCAAGCCGGGCGAGCGCGTCCGCATCCACTTTGTTAACGCGATGATCAACGACTGGGCGGCGTTCCACCCGATCGCGGGCATCTGGGATCGCGTCTGGGATAACGGCAACCCCGTCAACGTGCTGCACGGCATGCAAACCATGTCGGTGCCCCCCGCACACGCGGTGACGCTGGATCTGTTGACCCCGGCTGATCGCCCGACCAACAACGCACTGGTCGATCACGCCATGAAGCGCGCGCTCAATGGCGGCATCACCGTGTTGATGACCAATGACGACGCCAAGCCGGAAAGCGGCCGTGGCGACAACATCATCCTGCGCTGA
- the norR gene encoding nitric oxide reductase transcriptional regulator NorR — MTTSKPFVSLANVVADLSQEMPPQQRYARLLDAFLTCFPCDAIALLKREGEQLVPCAVEGLSQDILGRRFAIGEQPRLAQILQGTQPIRFAADSQLPDPYDGFVDLSRDHAHVHDCMGAPLYLDGQLWGVLTLDAMSPGSFNRIDFNALRALLSAAAATVRVASRPGLRQALPGLAEGTARVSRTQHDDALIGQSPPMQRMQREIEIVARTDFPVLILGETGVGKELVARAIHACSARAQAPLVTVNCAALPEALAESELFGHVRGAFSGASEDRSGKFEQAHYGTLFLDEVGELPLTLQAKLLRALQNGDIQRLGSDRHHRVDVRVIAATNRDLIRAVAEGQFRADLYHRLSVYPLRVPALRERGEDVLRLSGHFLQAHQQRLGLEGLRLTRSARDWLSQQPWPGNVRELEHTLARATIRALSFAPEGCTSITLNSHHFENGGLILPAPLLHAPERMQADARPLQDIIENYRREVIRARLRQYDGNRARTAHSLGLDRGNFHRLLKKIGLD, encoded by the coding sequence ATGACAACTTCCAAGCCTTTTGTGAGCCTTGCCAATGTGGTGGCCGACCTGTCGCAGGAGATGCCGCCGCAGCAACGCTATGCGCGCCTGCTGGACGCGTTTTTGACGTGTTTTCCCTGTGATGCGATCGCCTTGCTCAAGCGCGAAGGTGAGCAATTGGTGCCGTGTGCGGTTGAAGGGCTGAGCCAGGACATTCTCGGGCGCCGCTTTGCCATTGGTGAACAGCCCCGTCTGGCACAGATTCTCCAGGGCACCCAACCGATCCGTTTTGCCGCCGACTCCCAATTACCTGATCCCTATGACGGGTTCGTGGATTTGAGCCGCGATCACGCCCATGTGCACGACTGCATGGGGGCGCCGCTGTATCTCGACGGCCAGCTGTGGGGGGTGCTGACGCTGGATGCGATGTCTCCCGGCAGCTTCAACCGGATTGACTTCAATGCACTGCGCGCGCTGCTGTCAGCCGCAGCGGCCACGGTGCGCGTGGCCAGTCGGCCGGGGTTGCGGCAGGCGCTGCCCGGGCTTGCAGAGGGTACGGCGCGGGTGTCGCGGACACAGCATGACGATGCGCTGATCGGGCAAAGCCCGCCGATGCAACGGATGCAGCGCGAGATCGAAATCGTCGCGCGCACCGATTTTCCGGTACTGATCCTGGGGGAAACCGGCGTTGGCAAAGAGTTGGTGGCGCGCGCGATTCATGCGTGTTCGGCGCGCGCGCAGGCGCCGCTGGTCACGGTCAACTGCGCCGCCTTGCCGGAAGCGCTGGCCGAAAGTGAGTTGTTCGGGCATGTGCGCGGCGCATTTTCCGGCGCCAGCGAAGATCGCAGCGGCAAATTTGAACAGGCGCATTACGGCACCCTGTTTTTGGATGAAGTGGGCGAGCTGCCGTTGACGCTGCAAGCCAAGCTGCTGCGTGCGCTGCAAAACGGCGACATTCAGCGGCTGGGCAGTGACCGCCATCACCGGGTCGATGTGCGCGTGATCGCAGCCACCAACCGCGATCTGATCCGCGCTGTGGCCGAAGGACAGTTTCGTGCAGACCTGTACCACCGGCTCAGCGTGTACCCCTTGCGCGTGCCCGCCCTGCGTGAGCGCGGCGAAGATGTCCTGCGGCTGAGTGGCCATTTCTTGCAGGCACATCAGCAGCGTCTTGGACTGGAGGGGCTGCGGCTGACGCGCAGCGCGCGCGATTGGCTGAGTCAGCAGCCGTGGCCGGGCAATGTGCGGGAGCTGGAGCACACCCTGGCGCGCGCGACCATTCGCGCGCTCAGCTTTGCCCCGGAAGGCTGCACCAGCATTACCCTTAATTCCCACCACTTTGAGAACGGCGGGCTGATTCTGCCGGCGCCGCTGCTGCACGCCCCTGAGCGGATGCAGGCAGATGCGCGACCCTTGCAGGACATCATCGAAAACTATCGGCGCGAGGTCATCCGCGCGCGCCTGCGCCAGTACGACGGCAACCGCGCGCGCACGGCGCATTCGCTGGGGCTGGATCGTGGCAACTTTCACCGTCTGCTGAAGAAAATCGGCCTGGACTAA
- a CDS encoding bifunctional (p)ppGpp synthetase/guanosine-3',5'-bis(diphosphate) 3'-pyrophosphohydrolase: MEINVIQRFSTALRTQRAERSFGVDALCREVENYLPDVQVEQVRRAAEFATTMHEGQRRTSGEPYVYHPLAVARSLAEMRLDHVTLMAAILHDVIEDTGVSKESLALEFGEDVAELVDGVSKVTKIEGLTRAERQAESFRKLVLAMTKDLRVILVKLADRLHNMRTLGAVAADKRRRVARETLEIYAPIAQRLGINVIRTELEDLSFEALYPNRYRVLQSEVSGQLGDTRKLIKEVEHKLSTTLREEGVGASVVGRQKNLYSIYQKMRRKKLKLLKVTDLLGFRVIVGKVDDCYRALGVVHHVFKPVPGEFDDYIANPKANGYQSLHTACMGPGGHKIEVQIRTRDMHHVSESGIAAHWQYKQGARGGGGSGSSTSRAREWVAGLFDDFGGTSPMDFVENVKVDLFPEEVYVFTPKGDIRQLPRGATPVDLAYAVHSELGDRCVAARVDGQLEPLTSVLSSGQTVEIITAKHARPNAAWLNFVKTAKARAAIHNYLKRQHEDEAVRLGRRLLEGALRDMDVPIQVLKDERKVAPVLAAHQVDDLEALFALIGSGQRLAALVVRHFMPGGTVAGSGAAEGIAPLAIEGTEGLVLDYGRCCHPIPGDDIRGFVSVGRGIVVHRLDCKHVRGRPQDWVPLVWSPKVQGEFIAGLRLDVANKRGLMAKITAEIAGAEASIENVQMPELAGGETIEIHFLITVRNRIHLARVLRRIRRIEGVEKVWRG; encoded by the coding sequence ATGGAGATCAACGTCATTCAGCGGTTCTCGACAGCCCTGCGCACCCAACGCGCGGAGCGTTCGTTTGGCGTGGACGCGCTGTGCCGCGAGGTTGAAAACTACCTGCCCGATGTGCAGGTCGAGCAGGTACGGCGCGCGGCGGAGTTTGCAACCACGATGCACGAAGGCCAGCGGCGCACCTCAGGGGAGCCGTATGTGTATCACCCGCTGGCGGTGGCGCGGTCGCTGGCGGAGATGCGGCTGGATCACGTCACCCTGATGGCGGCGATCCTGCACGACGTGATTGAAGACACCGGCGTCTCCAAGGAATCACTGGCGCTGGAGTTTGGCGAAGACGTGGCCGAGCTGGTCGATGGCGTCAGCAAAGTCACCAAGATCGAAGGACTCACGCGCGCCGAGCGCCAGGCCGAGAGCTTCCGCAAGCTGGTGCTGGCCATGACCAAGGACTTGCGGGTGATTCTGGTCAAGCTGGCCGATCGTCTGCACAACATGCGCACGCTGGGCGCCGTGGCCGCCGACAAGCGCCGCCGCGTGGCGCGGGAAACACTGGAAATCTACGCCCCCATCGCCCAGCGCCTGGGCATCAACGTCATCCGCACGGAGCTGGAAGATCTTTCGTTCGAGGCGCTGTATCCCAACCGTTATCGGGTGTTGCAGTCCGAAGTGTCCGGGCAGCTGGGCGATACCCGCAAGCTGATCAAGGAAGTCGAACACAAGCTGTCCACCACACTGCGCGAGGAGGGCGTCGGTGCCAGTGTCGTTGGGCGGCAAAAGAACCTCTACAGCATCTATCAGAAGATGCGGCGCAAAAAGCTCAAGCTGCTCAAGGTGACCGATCTGCTCGGCTTTCGCGTCATCGTCGGCAAGGTCGATGACTGCTACCGCGCATTGGGCGTGGTGCACCACGTCTTCAAGCCGGTGCCGGGCGAGTTTGACGATTACATCGCCAATCCCAAGGCCAATGGCTACCAGTCCCTGCACACCGCCTGCATGGGGCCGGGCGGGCACAAGATCGAAGTGCAGATCCGCACCCGCGACATGCACCATGTTTCCGAAAGCGGCATTGCCGCGCACTGGCAATACAAGCAGGGCGCGCGCGGCGGTGGGGGTTCTGGCAGCTCCACCTCGCGCGCGCGCGAATGGGTGGCGGGGTTGTTCGATGACTTTGGCGGCACCAGCCCGATGGATTTTGTCGAAAACGTCAAGGTCGATCTGTTTCCCGAGGAAGTCTATGTTTTTACCCCCAAGGGCGATATTCGCCAGCTCCCACGCGGCGCCACCCCGGTCGATCTGGCCTACGCCGTCCACTCCGAACTGGGCGATCGTTGCGTGGCCGCGCGCGTGGACGGCCAGCTGGAGCCGCTGACCAGCGTGCTCTCCAGCGGCCAGACCGTTGAGATCATCACGGCCAAACACGCGCGCCCCAATGCCGCCTGGCTCAATTTCGTCAAAACCGCCAAGGCGCGCGCCGCCATCCACAACTACCTGAAACGGCAGCATGAAGATGAAGCGGTACGACTGGGGCGGCGCCTGCTCGAAGGCGCGCTGCGGGATATGGACGTGCCCATCCAGGTGCTCAAGGATGAGCGCAAGGTTGCGCCGGTTCTGGCCGCGCACCAGGTGGATGATCTCGAAGCCTTGTTTGCACTGATCGGCAGCGGACAGCGGTTGGCGGCGCTGGTGGTGCGCCACTTCATGCCGGGCGGCACGGTGGCGGGCTCTGGCGCGGCCGAAGGCATTGCCCCGCTGGCGATCGAAGGCACCGAAGGGCTGGTGCTGGATTATGGGCGCTGCTGCCATCCGATCCCCGGCGATGACATTCGCGGTTTTGTCAGCGTTGGCCGTGGCATCGTTGTCCACCGGCTCGACTGCAAGCATGTGCGTGGCCGTCCGCAGGACTGGGTGCCGCTGGTGTGGTCGCCCAAGGTTCAGGGCGAGTTTATTGCCGGCCTGCGGTTGGACGTGGCCAACAAACGCGGGCTGATGGCCAAGATCACCGCCGAAATCGCCGGCGCAGAAGCCTCCATCGAAAACGTGCAGATGCCCGAACTTGCCGGGGGCGAAACCATTGAAATCCACTTTTTGATCACGGTGCGCAACCGCATCCATCTGGCGCGCGTGCTGCGCCGCATCCGCCGCATCGAAGGGGTCGAAAAAGTCTGGCGTGGCTGA
- a CDS encoding RidA family protein, giving the protein MSPQKNAIHTDRAPAAIGTYSQAIAVGQTVYLSGQIALDPQTQEMVTDSFEAEVHQVFRNLRAVCEAAGGRLLEVVKLTIYLTDLSHFSTVNKIMLDYFEQPYPARAAVGVKELPKGARVEADGIMVIG; this is encoded by the coding sequence ATGAGTCCCCAGAAAAACGCCATTCACACCGACCGCGCCCCTGCCGCCATCGGCACCTACAGCCAGGCCATCGCGGTGGGCCAGACCGTCTATTTGTCCGGGCAGATCGCGCTCGATCCCCAGACTCAGGAAATGGTCACGGACAGCTTCGAAGCCGAAGTCCACCAGGTTTTTCGCAACCTGCGCGCGGTCTGCGAAGCCGCCGGTGGACGGCTGCTTGAGGTGGTCAAGCTGACCATCTACCTGACCGATCTGAGCCACTTCTCCACCGTCAACAAAATCATGCTCGACTACTTTGAGCAGCCCTATCCCGCGCGCGCCGCAGTCGGCGTCAAAGAACTGCCCAAAGGCGCGCGCGTTGAAGCCGACGGGATCATGGTGATTGGCTGA
- the recG gene encoding ATP-dependent DNA helicase RecG — MADSGKKARAPLTLESDVTYLKGAGPAISTRLRALNIYAVGDLLFHLPLRYEDRRQHQPCARLRPDQEALVRGRVVDVDVRMAGRRTLRVVIDDGTGALTLRFFHFNNAQRDAFAAGRWVQAYGAVRVGLSGPDMVHPQYRIADLPETLQPDDTLAPIYPLTTGITQPRLRALIGQALELAQRDATLTAHWPELDGQSTLDALRTIHHPKGEVEALLARTHPAQLRLVREELLAHQLGMRLLRQRLKAKPAIAISNAQAAVAELIQTLPFTPTGAQQRVLAETARDLTQTRPMLRLVQGDVGSGKTVIAAAALLAAYRHGAQAVLVAPTELLAEQHARTLGAWLEPLGITPLFLSQRVKKKAERQAVLDALAADAPAIAVGTHALLQDSVHYARLALTVVDEQHRFGVQQRVALREKGGARAPHQLTMSATPIPRTLAQTVYADLDVSIIDELPPGRTPVTTVALPNTRRDEVIKRLGAAIGQGRQAYWVCTLIEESEELDAQAAEAAAALLREQLPQVQVGLVHGRMKAEQKDTQMRAFKDGISQLLVATTVIEVGVDVPNASIMVIENAERLGLSQLHQLRGRVGRGAAVSQCVLMYQPPLGEMGQARLHTLRDTTDGFAIAQRDLELRGAGELLGRKQTGDIGMRLADPMRDAELIPPLQQLADHWLQHRPQLAQQLIKRWVGDPAQYAAV, encoded by the coding sequence TTGGCTGACTCGGGCAAAAAAGCGCGCGCGCCGCTGACGCTGGAGAGCGACGTCACCTACCTCAAAGGGGCGGGGCCGGCGATCAGCACACGGCTGCGCGCGCTCAACATTTACGCCGTTGGCGATCTGCTGTTTCACCTGCCGCTGCGCTACGAAGACCGCCGCCAGCACCAGCCCTGCGCGCGCCTGCGTCCCGACCAAGAAGCGCTGGTGCGCGGCCGCGTGGTCGATGTGGACGTGCGCATGGCCGGGCGGCGCACGCTGCGCGTGGTCATCGACGACGGCACCGGCGCGCTGACGCTGCGGTTTTTTCACTTCAACAACGCCCAGCGCGACGCCTTTGCCGCTGGCCGCTGGGTGCAGGCTTACGGTGCCGTTCGCGTGGGCCTCAGCGGCCCCGACATGGTGCACCCGCAATATCGCATCGCCGATCTGCCCGAAACCTTGCAGCCGGACGACACGCTGGCGCCGATTTACCCGCTGACCACCGGCATCACCCAACCGCGCCTGCGCGCGCTCATCGGCCAGGCATTGGAACTGGCGCAGCGCGACGCCACACTCACCGCCCACTGGCCGGAGCTGGACGGCCAATCCACGCTCGACGCCCTGCGCACCATTCACCATCCCAAAGGCGAAGTCGAAGCCCTGCTCGCGCGCACCCATCCCGCACAACTGCGGCTGGTGCGCGAAGAACTGCTCGCCCATCAACTCGGCATGCGCCTGCTGCGGCAGCGGCTCAAAGCCAAACCCGCCATCGCCATCAGCAACGCCCAAGCCGCCGTTGCCGAACTCATCCAAACCCTGCCGTTCACCCCCACCGGCGCCCAGCAGCGGGTGCTGGCCGAGACCGCGCGCGACCTCACCCAAACACGTCCCATGCTGCGGCTGGTGCAGGGCGACGTGGGCAGCGGCAAAACCGTCATCGCCGCCGCCGCCCTGCTGGCCGCCTACCGCCACGGCGCCCAGGCCGTGCTCGTCGCCCCCACCGAACTGCTGGCCGAACAACACGCGCGCACCTTGGGCGCATGGTTGGAACCGCTGGGCATCACCCCGCTGTTTTTATCCCAGCGCGTCAAGAAAAAAGCCGAACGCCAGGCCGTGCTCGACGCGCTGGCCGCCGACGCCCCCGCCATCGCCGTCGGCACCCACGCGCTGCTGCAAGACAGTGTGCACTATGCCCGCCTTGCCCTCACCGTGGTTGATGAACAACACCGCTTTGGCGTGCAACAGCGCGTCGCCCTGCGCGAAAAAGGCGGCGCGCGCGCCCCGCACCAGCTCACCATGTCCGCCACCCCCATCCCGCGCACGCTGGCACAAACCGTCTATGCCGATCTGGATGTCTCCATCATCGACGAACTGCCGCCCGGCAGAACTCCCGTCACCACCGTCGCCCTGCCCAACACCCGCCGCGACGAAGTCATCAAACGTCTCGGTGCCGCCATCGGCCAGGGTCGCCAGGCGTACTGGGTCTGCACCCTGATCGAAGAAAGCGAAGAACTCGACGCCCAGGCCGCCGAAGCCGCCGCCGCCCTGCTGCGCGAACAGCTCCCGCAAGTGCAGGTCGGCCTCGTTCATGGCCGCATGAAAGCCGAACAAAAAGACACCCAGATGCGCGCGTTCAAAGACGGCATCAGCCAACTGCTGGTCGCCACCACCGTGATCGAAGTCGGCGTAGACGTGCCCAACGCCAGCATCATGGTCATCGAAAACGCCGAACGGCTCGGCCTGTCCCAACTCCACCAACTGCGCGGCCGCGTCGGTCGCGGCGCCGCCGTCAGCCAATGCGTGCTCATGTACCAACCGCCGCTGGGCGAAATGGGACAAGCCCGCCTGCACACCCTGCGCGACACCACCGACGGCTTCGCCATCGCCCAACGTGACCTCGAACTACGCGGCGCTGGCGAACTCCTTGGCCGCAAACAAACCGGCGACATCGGCATGCGCCTCGCCGACCCCATGCGCGACGCCGAACTCATCCCACCCTTGCAACAACTCGCCGACCACTGGCTTCAGCACCGCCCCCAACTCGCCCAACAACTGATCAAACGCTGGGTCGGCGACCCCGCCCAATACGCAGCGGTATAG
- a CDS encoding cob(I)yrinic acid a,c-diamide adenosyltransferase — MGNRVSKVVTRTGDTGTSGLADGSRHPKTDARFVAMGDLDELNCQLGLLLALELPTRFAHALTTIQQRLFDIGGELAYPAHHALSDVQVEQLETWIETFNSELPPLKEFVLPGGGSLGAQAHLARAVARRAERSLWVAHEQAPCNPASLRYLNRLSDLLFVIARHLARAHGGEVLWQPIPRG, encoded by the coding sequence ATGGGCAACCGCGTCAGCAAAGTCGTCACCCGCACCGGCGACACCGGCACCTCTGGCCTGGCCGACGGCAGCCGCCACCCCAAAACCGACGCGCGCTTTGTCGCCATGGGCGATCTGGACGAGCTGAACTGTCAGCTCGGCCTGCTCCTCGCCCTTGAATTGCCAACGCGGTTTGCCCATGCACTCACCACCATCCAGCAACGCCTGTTCGACATCGGCGGCGAACTGGCCTACCCCGCCCACCACGCCCTCAGCGACGTTCAAGTCGAGCAACTGGAAACCTGGATCGAAACCTTTAACAGCGAACTACCGCCGCTCAAAGAATTCGTTCTCCCCGGCGGCGGATCGCTCGGCGCCCAAGCCCACCTCGCCCGCGCCGTTGCCCGCCGCGCCGAACGCAGCCTCTGGGTCGCGCACGAACAAGCCCCCTGCAACCCCGCCTCACTGCGCTACCTCAACCGGCTCTCTGATTTGCTGTTTGTCATTGCCCGCCACCTCGCCCGCGCCCACGGCGGCGAAGTGCTGTGGCAACCCATCCCTCGCGGATAA
- a CDS encoding TonB-dependent receptor, with product MLRQPTLGALLAPAALLLSAPLAAHAASTELDPITVTATGQPTAASQTLAAQTLITRRDIDRAQAQTLADLLRFYAGMEIGRNGGAGSTTSVFTRGGNSTHTLVLVDGVRVNPNTSGGAALQNITPSMIEQIEIIKGPRAALYGADAISGVINVITRQADRDGLSGEVNARGGSDKTWEGSARGTWREGNSQASLQVERLKTDGYQAFAGLDARAGYDRNSINARASTQIGSASIGAQLWDSRGTAEYYDTFTPALQSQDYRNQTLAVDLGLPLSAAWQLQTRASRTEDRIDQNQSADFAKSVRSTLAADAVFSHGIQRLTLGARFANEDVDALSFGSAFDEDRDILTLRAQDEVNWNRHHLVAGGSWADYDGFGSRWDGSLDYGFDVTPGARLIASVGTGFRAPDASSRFGFGGNPDLNPEKARNLELGWQQSLGSAQRVDIRVFQSDVRDLINVVCDASFNCLAENVDRSRNRGLEASYTLRSDAWSALLSGIIQNPQDRNARSQLLRRAKRSATLRINRDFGVWDAGVDVLTSAERPDFGTTLGGYTLVNATVAWRIAPKTELRLRGENLLDKRYETAAPYLQPRAQVYASIRQQF from the coding sequence ATGCTACGCCAACCCACCCTGGGCGCTTTGCTCGCGCCTGCCGCACTGCTGCTGTCAGCACCATTGGCCGCACACGCCGCCAGTACTGAACTTGACCCCATCACCGTCACCGCCACCGGCCAGCCCACCGCTGCCAGCCAGACCCTGGCCGCACAAACGCTGATCACCCGCCGCGACATTGACCGCGCGCAAGCGCAAACCCTGGCTGATTTGCTGCGCTTTTATGCCGGCATGGAAATCGGTCGCAACGGCGGCGCTGGCAGCACCACCTCGGTGTTTACCCGTGGCGGCAACTCCACGCACACGCTGGTGCTGGTCGATGGCGTGCGCGTCAATCCCAACACCTCTGGCGGTGCGGCACTGCAAAACATCACGCCGTCGATGATCGAACAAATCGAAATCATCAAAGGCCCGCGCGCGGCGCTGTATGGCGCCGATGCCATCTCCGGCGTGATCAACGTCATCACCCGCCAAGCCGACCGCGACGGCCTCAGCGGCGAAGTCAACGCGCGCGGCGGCAGCGACAAAACCTGGGAAGGCAGCGCGCGCGGCACCTGGCGCGAAGGCAACAGCCAAGCCAGCCTGCAAGTCGAGCGCCTCAAAACCGACGGCTACCAGGCCTTTGCCGGACTCGATGCGCGCGCGGGCTACGATCGCAACAGCATCAACGCGCGCGCCAGCACCCAAATCGGCAGCGCCAGCATTGGCGCGCAACTGTGGGACAGCCGTGGCACAGCGGAGTACTACGACACCTTTACCCCCGCGCTGCAATCGCAGGACTACCGCAATCAAACGCTGGCCGTAGACCTTGGCTTGCCGCTGAGCGCCGCCTGGCAACTGCAAACCCGCGCCAGCCGCACCGAAGACCGCATTGACCAAAACCAATCCGCCGACTTTGCCAAGTCCGTGCGCAGCACCCTTGCCGCCGACGCCGTATTCAGCCACGGCATTCAGCGCCTCACCCTGGGCGCCCGCTTTGCCAATGAAGATGTGGACGCCCTGAGCTTTGGCAGCGCCTTTGACGAAGACCGAGACATCCTCACCCTGCGCGCGCAAGACGAAGTCAACTGGAATCGCCATCACCTCGTTGCCGGCGGCAGTTGGGCCGATTACGACGGCTTCGGCAGTCGCTGGGACGGCTCCCTCGATTACGGCTTTGATGTCACCCCAGGCGCGCGCCTGATTGCCAGCGTTGGCACCGGCTTTCGCGCGCCCGATGCCTCCAGCCGCTTTGGTTTTGGTGGCAACCCCGACCTCAATCCGGAAAAAGCGCGCAACCTCGAACTCGGCTGGCAGCAAAGCCTGGGCAGCGCCCAGCGCGTCGATATTCGCGTCTTTCAAAGCGATGTCCGCGATTTGATCAACGTGGTTTGCGACGCATCCTTCAACTGCCTCGCCGAAAACGTTGACCGCAGCCGCAACCGTGGCCTCGAAGCCAGCTACACCCTGCGCAGCGACGCCTGGAGCGCCCTGCTCAGCGGCATCATCCAAAACCCGCAAGATCGCAATGCCCGCAGCCAACTGCTGCGCCGCGCCAAACGCTCCGCCACCCTGCGGATCAACCGCGACTTTGGCGTTTGGGATGCCGGTGTTGACGTGCTCACCAGCGCCGAGCGCCCCGACTTTGGCACCACCCTCGGCGGCTACACCCTGGTCAACGCCACCGTGGCCTGGCGCATCGCCCCCAAAACCGAGCTGCGCCTGCGCGGCGAAAACCTGCTGGATAAACGCTACGAAACCGCCGCCCCCTACCTGCAACCGCGCGCGCAGGTTTATGCCAGCATCCGCCAACAGTTTTAA
- a CDS encoding inositol monophosphatase family protein, producing MASAHLTAALEAARAASDLIRKAYRGNFDVQYKADASPVTEVDVAAERAIKAVLQKHFPDYGFYGEETGRDHADAEYLWLVDPIDGTKSFVRGYPIFSVQIALMHKGELIAGVSCAPCWNEGLGELVWAEKGAGAWRGLLDTPMDQFERWQVSSVDQLNKATLSTGNLTTLARAPQWAALGTLIPQLHRIRGYGDFVHYHLLASGKIDAVVESDVNILDIAALTVIVREAGGTLTDLNGGPVTLDIRTVRASNGKLHAAFDSLAL from the coding sequence ATGGCTTCTGCCCATTTGACCGCGGCTTTGGAGGCTGCGCGCGCGGCCAGTGATCTGATTCGCAAGGCGTATCGCGGCAACTTTGATGTGCAGTACAAGGCCGATGCCAGCCCGGTGACGGAGGTGGATGTGGCGGCCGAACGGGCGATCAAGGCCGTGTTGCAAAAACACTTTCCCGATTACGGTTTTTATGGCGAGGAAACCGGCCGCGATCATGCCGATGCCGAGTATTTGTGGCTGGTGGATCCGATTGATGGCACCAAGTCGTTTGTGCGCGGATACCCGATTTTTTCGGTGCAGATTGCGTTGATGCACAAGGGTGAGTTGATCGCCGGGGTGTCGTGCGCGCCGTGCTGGAATGAGGGTCTGGGCGAGTTGGTGTGGGCGGAAAAAGGCGCAGGCGCGTGGCGCGGGCTGCTGGACACGCCGATGGATCAATTTGAACGCTGGCAGGTGTCGAGCGTGGATCAGCTCAACAAAGCCACGCTGTCGACCGGCAACCTGACCACACTGGCGCGCGCGCCGCAGTGGGCGGCGCTGGGGACGTTGATTCCGCAGTTACACCGGATTCGAGGCTATGGCGATTTTGTCCACTATCACCTGCTCGCCAGCGGCAAGATTGATGCGGTGGTGGAGTCGGATGTGAATATCCTGGACATTGCCGCGCTGACCGTGATCGTGCGCGAGGCGGGCGGCACGTTGACCGATTTGAACGGTGGGCCGGTGACGCTGGACATTCGCACCGTGCGCGCGAGTAACGGCAAGCTGCATGCGGCGTTTGATTCGCTGGCGCTGTGA